In Corynebacterium nuruki S6-4, the following proteins share a genomic window:
- a CDS encoding acyltransferase family protein, translating to MTRKNHPPRKASVIKLTAPVQAPPAPRWIPPTPDVGSGADAVAPAPARTPMKLTVPTAAAPAAPAAPGAAAPAAPDAPTEPPVLVLGPARVPAAPAAVPAPEPAAATKKAEPKKPETEPEATPTPAPAAPQPAAAATTVRPTRKTSPAPQPAPAAAPAPQPAPQPTREPATVPAAAATTAAAPAAASGRPARDRRPALPADPRHTAKPGRIRRLPGLDGLRGIAVAAVLIYHFFGSALPGGFLGVDVFFVLSGFLITALLVREYGHNGRISLKKFWQRRARRILPAAATVLVVCTAVAGILGGDAAVNLPPQFLGSLFFVNNWVQISEAHSYFADTTPQIFMHYWSLAIEEQFYVLWPLLFLGAILLARRLGVRSPATQMRWPAALATVIGIASLIAMIVLFNPDDDPSRVYFGTDTHAFGLVTGVVLALIVTAPSDLWPDSFPVMVRPRITKMLGWTLAPVAFIALVAMIIFLPDTAPFTYRGGLFVASLLTAGVILSVVRERGPVPVLLQWRPFRYLGERSFSLYLWHWPVVVFLLQELQDGPKGQETGVPDWGVGLIAVAVSLVLSELSYRYVETPFRRRGYRGVLDGLGEAKRMLPVPAAALTLTLLAGVALGDSPEHSELEEQLSSISKSQDMQNQAPPPAAGAADPGLPAGQDITAIGDSVMLASAPSLYQRFPGITVDAETSRHYTAGAGVIDTMLADGSLGEYVVLGFGTNGQAFDGQLDQIMAQLGPDHKAVLVVPYGHQDPIPTAAQQVIDYAHAHRNVYLAPWCSMISDHPEDLYDDGVHPNDEGGPVYADAVAAGLRAAKAGTQDAAVSCAL from the coding sequence ATGACACGCAAGAACCATCCGCCCCGCAAGGCATCCGTCATCAAGCTCACCGCACCGGTCCAGGCACCCCCTGCACCCCGGTGGATCCCGCCGACCCCGGACGTCGGTTCGGGAGCGGACGCCGTGGCGCCCGCTCCGGCCCGCACCCCGATGAAACTCACGGTCCCGACGGCTGCAGCCCCCGCTGCACCCGCAGCTCCGGGTGCTGCAGCACCCGCTGCGCCGGACGCGCCGACGGAGCCGCCTGTCCTGGTGCTGGGTCCGGCACGTGTCCCCGCGGCGCCTGCGGCCGTCCCGGCCCCGGAACCCGCGGCCGCGACCAAGAAGGCCGAGCCCAAGAAGCCCGAAACCGAGCCTGAAGCCACGCCCACGCCCGCGCCGGCGGCACCGCAGCCGGCCGCCGCCGCGACGACCGTCCGGCCCACCCGGAAGACCTCACCCGCACCGCAGCCCGCACCGGCCGCGGCCCCGGCGCCCCAGCCCGCACCCCAGCCAACCCGCGAGCCCGCCACGGTGCCCGCCGCCGCAGCCACAACCGCCGCAGCCCCCGCCGCGGCGTCCGGCAGGCCCGCCCGCGACCGCCGCCCCGCACTCCCCGCCGATCCCCGGCACACCGCGAAACCGGGCCGGATCCGCCGGCTCCCGGGCCTTGACGGCCTGCGCGGCATCGCGGTCGCCGCGGTCCTGATCTACCACTTTTTCGGCAGCGCCCTGCCGGGCGGCTTCCTCGGCGTGGACGTCTTCTTCGTCCTCTCCGGCTTCCTCATCACCGCCCTGCTCGTCCGCGAGTACGGCCACAACGGCCGCATCTCGCTGAAGAAGTTCTGGCAGCGACGGGCCCGACGGATCCTCCCGGCCGCCGCGACGGTGCTGGTCGTGTGCACCGCCGTGGCCGGCATCCTCGGCGGGGACGCCGCCGTCAATCTGCCACCGCAGTTCCTCGGATCGCTGTTCTTCGTCAACAACTGGGTGCAGATCAGTGAGGCACACAGTTACTTCGCGGACACCACCCCGCAGATCTTCATGCACTACTGGTCGCTGGCGATCGAGGAGCAGTTCTACGTCCTCTGGCCGCTGCTGTTCCTCGGCGCGATCCTGCTCGCCCGGCGGCTGGGCGTCCGCAGCCCCGCCACGCAGATGCGGTGGCCGGCGGCCCTGGCCACGGTCATCGGGATCGCCTCACTGATCGCCATGATCGTCCTGTTCAACCCGGACGATGACCCGAGCCGCGTGTACTTCGGCACCGACACCCACGCGTTCGGGCTGGTCACCGGCGTGGTCCTCGCCCTCATCGTCACCGCACCGTCGGACCTGTGGCCGGATTCCTTCCCGGTGATGGTCCGTCCCCGGATCACGAAGATGCTGGGGTGGACGCTGGCGCCGGTGGCGTTCATCGCCCTGGTCGCGATGATCATCTTCCTGCCGGACACCGCCCCGTTCACCTACCGCGGCGGCCTGTTCGTGGCGTCCCTGCTCACCGCCGGGGTGATCCTCTCGGTGGTGCGGGAGCGCGGCCCGGTGCCGGTCCTGCTGCAGTGGCGTCCATTTCGCTACCTGGGTGAGCGCTCGTTCAGCCTGTACCTGTGGCACTGGCCGGTCGTGGTGTTCCTGCTGCAGGAGCTGCAGGACGGCCCGAAGGGCCAGGAGACCGGTGTGCCGGACTGGGGTGTGGGACTGATCGCGGTGGCGGTGAGCCTCGTGCTCTCCGAACTGTCCTACCGCTACGTCGAAACCCCCTTCCGCCGCCGCGGCTACCGGGGCGTGCTCGACGGTCTCGGCGAGGCGAAGCGGATGCTGCCGGTCCCGGCGGCGGCGCTGACCCTGACCCTGCTGGCCGGTGTGGCGCTGGGCGACAGCCCGGAGCATTCCGAGCTGGAGGAGCAGCTGAGCAGCATCTCGAAGTCGCAGGACATGCAGAACCAGGCGCCGCCGCCCGCGGCCGGTGCCGCCGATCCGGGGCTGCCCGCCGGGCAGGACATCACCGCCATCGGCGACTCGGTGATGCTCGCCTCCGCCCCCTCGCTGTACCAGCGGTTCCCGGGTATCACGGTGGACGCCGAGACGTCGCGCCACTACACCGCCGGTGCCGGTGTGATCGACACGATGCTGGCCGACGGGTCGCTGGGCGAGTACGTGGTCCTCGGTTTCGGTACCAACGGGCAGGCCTTCGACGGTCAGCTCGACCAGATCATGGCGCAGCTCGGCCCCGACCACAAGGCCGTCCTCGTGGTCCCCTACGGCCACCAGGATCCGATCCCCACGGCCGCGCAGCAGGTCATCGACTACGCCCACGCCCACCGGAACGTCTACCTCGCCCCGTGGTGCAGCATGATCAGCGACCACCCCGAGGACCTGTACGACGACGGCGTCCACCCCAACGACGAGGGTGGTCCGGTCTACGCGGACGCCGTCGCCGCCGGTCTGCGGGCGGCGAAGGCCGGCACGCAGGACGCCGCGGTCAGCTGCGCGCTGTAG
- a CDS encoding OPT family oligopeptide transporter has translation MTTTQQAASATAPHPLRELTIRAVIIGGLITLVFTAANVYLGLKVGLTFATSIPAAVISMAVLRKLQNHSIGENNIVQTIASAAGTLSAIIFVLPGLIMIGWWTGFPYWTTMLVCLIGGILGVMYSIPLRRALVTDTGGPDDLPFPEGVAAAEVLKVGDAENREDAAQDAPQDATAQADSRNENHQGLMAIVWGGVASAGMALIGALKVGAAELSTAFKVAGGGTMVGSSLSLALIGVGHLVGPTVGIAMIVGLVISFGVLLPVFTHGDLGGLSDIADVVDDTFSSDVRFVGAGAMAVAAIWTLLKIIAPVARGIRDSLAASRARRAGTEVDITEKDIPLPTVVTSIVLLMVPIGVLLWVFLDGTGISHHAAVLIIISVLFVLVLGLVIAAVCGYMAGLIGASNSPISGVGVIVVLAAALIFKWVTGGDGDSTALVAYTLFTAAIVFGVATISNDNLQDLKTGQLVGATPWKQQVALIFGVIFGSLLIPLIMDLMNSAFGFAGAPGAGENALAAPQAGLLSSVADGIFGDSLDWGLIGLGALIGAGVVLVDEILGRVTKDARVRLALPPLAVGMGMYLPVSLTLIIPVGAFIGWFYNRWADRRGNPVHARRLGTLAATGLIVGESLFGVINAAVIAGTGDSDAFGIMPDGFATAANWIGGIAFVLLIVAVYRWVTGAVRKATARS, from the coding sequence ATGACCACGACACAACAGGCGGCGTCCGCCACGGCGCCCCACCCCCTGCGGGAGCTCACGATCCGGGCGGTGATCATCGGTGGTCTCATCACCCTGGTGTTCACCGCGGCCAACGTCTACCTGGGACTCAAGGTCGGCCTCACCTTCGCCACCTCGATCCCCGCCGCCGTCATCTCCATGGCGGTCCTGCGCAAGCTGCAGAACCACAGCATCGGCGAGAACAACATCGTCCAGACGATCGCCTCGGCCGCCGGCACGCTCTCCGCCATCATCTTCGTGCTCCCCGGCCTCATCATGATCGGCTGGTGGACGGGCTTCCCCTACTGGACCACGATGCTGGTCTGCCTCATCGGCGGCATCCTCGGCGTGATGTACTCCATCCCGCTGCGCCGCGCCCTCGTCACCGACACCGGCGGCCCCGACGACCTGCCCTTCCCGGAGGGCGTCGCCGCCGCGGAGGTGCTCAAGGTCGGCGACGCGGAGAACCGCGAGGACGCCGCACAGGACGCCCCACAGGACGCCACAGCACAGGCCGACAGCCGCAACGAGAACCACCAGGGACTCATGGCCATCGTCTGGGGTGGCGTGGCCTCCGCGGGCATGGCCCTGATCGGCGCCCTGAAGGTCGGTGCCGCCGAACTGTCCACCGCGTTCAAGGTCGCCGGGGGCGGCACGATGGTCGGGTCGAGCCTCTCCCTCGCGCTCATCGGTGTGGGACACCTCGTCGGTCCGACCGTCGGGATCGCCATGATCGTCGGCCTGGTCATCTCCTTCGGCGTGCTGCTGCCCGTGTTCACCCACGGTGACCTCGGCGGACTCAGCGACATCGCCGACGTCGTCGACGACACGTTCTCCTCCGACGTCCGCTTCGTCGGCGCCGGCGCGATGGCCGTCGCCGCCATCTGGACCCTGCTGAAGATCATCGCCCCGGTGGCCCGCGGTATCCGCGACTCGCTGGCAGCCTCCCGCGCCCGCCGCGCCGGCACCGAGGTCGACATCACCGAGAAGGACATTCCGCTGCCCACCGTGGTCACCAGCATCGTCCTGCTCATGGTGCCGATCGGGGTACTGCTGTGGGTCTTCCTCGACGGCACCGGCATCAGCCACCACGCGGCGGTGCTCATCATCATCAGCGTGCTGTTCGTCCTCGTCCTCGGCCTCGTCATCGCCGCGGTGTGCGGCTACATGGCGGGACTGATCGGGGCATCCAACAGTCCGATCTCCGGTGTCGGCGTGATCGTCGTCCTCGCCGCCGCCCTCATCTTCAAGTGGGTGACCGGCGGCGACGGGGATTCCACCGCGCTGGTGGCCTACACCCTGTTCACCGCCGCCATCGTCTTCGGCGTCGCGACGATCTCCAACGACAATCTCCAGGACCTCAAGACCGGCCAGCTCGTCGGCGCCACCCCGTGGAAGCAGCAGGTCGCGCTGATCTTCGGTGTGATCTTCGGATCCCTGCTCATCCCGCTGATCATGGACCTGATGAACTCCGCCTTCGGCTTCGCCGGCGCCCCGGGCGCGGGGGAGAACGCCCTCGCCGCACCGCAGGCCGGTCTGCTGTCCTCGGTCGCCGACGGTATCTTCGGCGATTCACTGGACTGGGGTCTCATCGGTCTCGGCGCGCTCATCGGCGCCGGAGTCGTCCTCGTCGACGAGATCCTCGGCCGGGTCACGAAGGACGCCCGGGTGCGCCTCGCCCTCCCGCCGCTGGCGGTCGGCATGGGCATGTACCTGCCGGTCTCCCTGACCCTCATCATCCCCGTCGGTGCCTTCATCGGCTGGTTCTACAACCGGTGGGCGGACCGGCGGGGCAACCCCGTCCACGCCCGCCGGCTCGGCACCCTCGCCGCGACCGGGCTCATCGTCGGCGAGAGCCTGTTCGGCGTGATCAACGCCGCCGTCATCGCCGGGACCGGGGATTCCGACGCCTTCGGCATCATGCCCGACGGCTTCGCCACCGCCGCCAACTGGATCGGCGGCATCGCGTTCGTGCTCCTCATCGTCGCCGTCTACCGCTGGGTGACCGGCGCGGTACGGAAAGCTACAGCGCGCAGCTGA